The following nucleotide sequence is from Patescibacteria group bacterium.
AGACTGGAAGATTGATTAAGTTTTTGTCTGTGATAAGCATATCTTTTAAATTTCTAATTTCTAATTCACCTAATTTCTAATAAAATTCCTAATCCTAAATATCAAATTCAAAACATCAAATATCAAAAAGTATTTTTGAATTAGGCATTTGGAATTTTATTAGGTGAATTAGGAATTTTAGACGTGGGTACACTCAAAAAAATGTCGCCTACTTGTTTTCCTGATTTGCTTGGACTGGAACAACTTCCCTCCCCCCGTCCTTCTTGAAAAAATATTTCTGCTGGGCAACCATAAGCAGGGTTGTTACCAGCCAATATAGTGCTAGTCCCCCTGGCAGTGTCAGACCAATAATTACGGTTATAACAGGCATCAGATAAAGCATCTGCTTATTCATGGCCGCGGCCATGCCCTCATCTTTAGCGCCCTCTTTATTTTCAACCTGCTTAGGCGGCTGTTTTGTCACCATCATTTTAGCCTGCCAATATTGGGCCGCGCCAGCCAAAATTGCTAAAGCGACTTGGGGTTTTGATAAATCTAAAAATCCGAAAGAAATTGGGTTTAAAGCGCCAGGATTATGAACAAAAGAATAAAGCATGTCCAAACTCCCTTCTCCCAGGCCCGTACGAAAAACTCGGAATACCGCAATCAAAAAAGGAAATTGAATCAAAAGCGGCAAACAAGATGACATGGGATTAATTTTTTCTTTTTTGTACAACTGCATCATTTCCCGGGCCAATACATCTTTTTGGCCTTTAAATTTTTTCTTAAGCTCTTCTATTTTGGGCTGTAAGTCCTTCATGGATTTTTGGGCTTTGATGGACTGCAAAGAAAAAGGATAAAGAATGGCTTTGATTACTATTGTTAATAAAATAATAGCAATGCCAATGTCGTGGCCCGGGATAACATTGTACAGCCAAACCAAGAGATTAAATATTGGCTGATAAAGTACGGTGTTGAATAATTGGATCATGTTGTTATTTACTATTTATTATTCCAGCCAGAGGGTGCCTGCCCGCCTTTGGAGGGGTCAGCCTTTGGCTGATATTATTCACTTTCATTGATTTTTTTAACCCTGTCTCCTAATATTCAAGCTATTGGGGTCTATTGGAGATATTTTGAGTTGAATCAATTTAATCCTCTAAGCTCTTCTTTCCCTAATAGCTATCTTCAATTTAATGGATCATAACCACCCTTGCTAAACGGGTGACAACGGACGATCCGCCTAAGACCCTTAAAGCCGCCTTTTACAACTCCGTATTTTTCAATTGCCTGATACGTGTATTCAGAACAGGTGGGAACAAACTTGCATTGTCCGTGGGGTCGGAATACGCGAACTAAACCATGGTCAAAGGAAACCGTCTTTTGATATAAACGGATGAGATGGAGAGCAGTGAGTTTGGGGATGGAGAGGATTATTTGGAGCATACGTTCGATTGTTCAATTGCTCGATTGTTCGATTGACTATTCGCCTAAAAAAATATTTAACAATTGGACAATGAAATAAAAAGTAACACCCTAATTTAACAACCGAAGCCGCTTCAAACAAGTAATCACCCGTTCCTCAATCTCTTTATACCCTAACTCCCCAATCCCGGTCCGGGCAACTACCACGGTGTCAACACCCTTTTTAATCTTAGGAAAATCCAAACGAATCACTTCTCGCAAGCGGCGCTTTATTTTATTCCGTTCAGTCGCCTTTTTTGATATCTTATTGGAAACAACAAATCCAAATCGGGAATAATCTAAATCGTTGTTTGCATATTTAACTCCCACTTCTTTATTAAAAAAAGAACGGCCATTTTTAAACACTTTATCAAAAT
It contains:
- a CDS encoding YidC/Oxa1 family membrane protein insertase, whose amino-acid sequence is MIQLFNTVLYQPIFNLLVWLYNVIPGHDIGIAIILLTIVIKAILYPFSLQSIKAQKSMKDLQPKIEELKKKFKGQKDVLAREMMQLYKKEKINPMSSCLPLLIQFPFLIAVFRVFRTGLGEGSLDMLYSFVHNPGALNPISFGFLDLSKPQVALAILAGAAQYWQAKMMVTKQPPKQVENKEGAKDEGMAAAMNKQMLYLMPVITVIIGLTLPGGLALYWLVTTLLMVAQQKYFFKKDGGREVVPVQANQENK
- the yidD gene encoding membrane protein insertion efficiency factor YidD translates to MLQIILSIPKLTALHLIRLYQKTVSFDHGLVRVFRPHGQCKFVPTCSEYTYQAIEKYGVVKGGFKGLRRIVRCHPFSKGGYDPLN
- the rnpA gene encoding ribonuclease P protein component, which encodes MLAKKYRLTRQNDFDKVFKNGRSFFNKEVGVKYANNDLDYSRFGFVVSNKISKKATERNKIKRRLREVIRLDFPKIKKGVDTVVVARTGIGELGYKEIEERVITCLKRLRLLN